TCGTGGGGTGAGAGACGCGACCTTGCATTCGTCGGCATCGGGGGCCTGACGCCTTGTAAGAACCTGCTCAAGCATGCGTTCTGCCGCGGCCTGCTCCAGCCAGACCCCGCCATTGATGACCTTACGGATGGCCATTGGGATCTGCTGGACGGGCCATTCGCGCTGAAAGACACCCTTGGCTCCGCATCGCAAGGCGCCTTCAAGAAAGGCCATATCCTTTCGATTCGTGACCACAATGACTCGGGTCTCCTCGATTTCGCTGACGAGGAGCTCCAACTCTTTCAGTTCTTCGCGAAGAATCTCTGCACTTACCAGCAACACATCCGGTGAGTAATTTCGTACTGCATCAAGGAGCCGCTCTGGGTTTTGACATTCTGCAAGAATCCTTATATCGGATTGGTCGGCTACTGCACTTCTCAGACCTGAAAGAGACATTGGTTGATTATCAGCAATGACTACATCGATCGCTGCCATATTCCTCCCCGCCCTGATTGGGCAAACCGAGGCAGCTAAGTGGTGCTCGTGCGTGTGATTCACGCATCTAAAAATTTAGACATGGCCCACTCTTACTTTCGCGGTTAGATGCTGTGAGGGGATGATCGGTTGGACACGGAGATCTTTACTAGATATGCGCTTTAGATATCGTTGGAAAGTCATTGCAATTTCAGTCATTTGTGCTGGCACCATGATCGCGGTCTTCGATCACTGGCGCGAATCGGCGCACACTTTTGCGGCCTCGTCGCCTGCGACTAACCCGCAATCGGCAGAACAAGCGCGCAGTGCGTACGACTTCGTCAACAGTATTGGCGTGAATACACACTTGAACTATTTCGACCGGGAATATGGCAATTTTTCTTTTGTCAAAAATGAATTGCAAATGAGCGGTATCCGACATTTACGTGACGGCGTACATTTTCAGGATCCTGGCTATAACCGCCTTATGTATGGCCGCTGGGCGGAGCTTGGCGCTCTCGGCATTCGATTCGATGCGGTTGTGGACCCGCGGAGCGGTCTTGGTCCAATGAGGCCAGAGATACTGGAAGAGGCGGACAAATTATCGAATCACTCGATTGAAGCGTTCGAAGGGCCGAACGAGATGGATATCAGTGGACAGTCCGATTGGACTTCTACAGACCGCGACTACATCAAAGCCCTTTTTCGTTCAGCAAGGGCACTCGGCGGCGGCAATCGTTTCCAGATTATCGGCCCATCGCTGGCCTTCGCAAAACGCGGTTCAGAGCTCGGGAACCTCGCTGATTCTATTGATGCTGGGAATCTTCACCCATATCCCGCGGGGAAGATGCCGTCTCACGTCTTTCCAGAACAGACGGACTTTGCAAAAAATGTGTCGGGAGCGAAGAGCATTGTCGTTACAGAGAGCGGCTACCACAATGCCCTGAACGACCACACGGATCAGCCTGCTGTTTCGGAGCTGGCCTCATCGAAATACATTCCACGGCTGTTCCTTGAGAACTTCTCGCGAGGAATTCAACGTACATATCTCTATGAATTGCTGGATGAGACGGCCGACCCCGGTCTCACGAACAATCAACTGCATTGGGGGCTGATTCGCGCTGACAGGTCTGAGAAGCCTGCATTCATCGCAGTAAAGAGGCTTATCGAAGAGCTGAACGATACGGCCGCACCCGCCCGCCTCCATTCGTTAGCCTGGTCGCTCGAATCGAAAGACTCTCGCATCCATCATGTGCTGCTCGAGAAATCGAGCGGGGAGTTCGATCTTGTGCTCTGGCAGGAGACACCAAGCTACGACACCTTCTGGCAGAAGGACATCTCGAATTCGCCCATTGCGACAACGTTGACGCTGGTGAGTCCCGGTCGCCGCGTCGTTCTCTACGAGCCCTCAGTACAGGGTGAGCCGCTGAAGGAATGGAAGGATACTGCGAAGATTCCTTTGGCCATTCCGGACCATCCGCTCGTTATCAACATCGTTACGCGATAGAGCGTTTTCCCTGTTGCTGGGTATCCCGGAAGAGGAGTGCAGCGGCGTTTTCATTGCGGAAAACGCCCATAGATACGGAAGCCCTACAGGGAAAATGCTCTAGCATCGCGTAACGATGTGCATCAGAAGAAAAAGTGATCTTCCGTAAGCAATGACCGTACGCCGGCTATGACACGTCCAAGGCGAGTAGACCTGACGGCCGCAAACCTGGGACTAATAACTCCTCCGAAGCCAGTGTAGTGAAGAATGCTGCCCGAGGTTCCCAGGCCCGCGAAGTCGAAGATCAGCCCTTTGTTTGCAGCATGCTGGATGGCCTTCCATACCAGCATGCTTGCGGCTCCGTTTCCCGCAGCATCACTGCGAGTACAGGAGATGTAATAGGACGTCTTGTGATCCCATGCACAGAAATTCGCTGCGACGAGTTCTCCCGTGCGGTTTCTGGCGGTAATCACGCGTCCCTGGTTGTGTTGGAGCGCAGCTTCGATAAGCCTTTTACAGGCCGAGAGGTCCAGCTTATTGCGCACGCTTTTTGATGAGAGGTTGTTCTCATACAGCCGGATAAATGCATTGGCGTCTGGGATCTCAACCGTCTCAAACTGTTCTTCTGCCCGGCGGATTACATTGCGCGTTTTGTCGCGCATGCGCTGCCAGATCTCTTTCTCCGAGGCCGGCAGCACCTCATAGGTAAATTGCACATAGGTGCGAAAGGCCTGCTCTTGAAAGGGAATGACGTCGGGCGTTCCCCCATGACAGCGGATGCATTGCCATGATGACGGCGGTAGCTTGTGGATGAGCTCCCGGGTAATTTCCAGCCTGCGAAGATAGCGTGTGTTTGCACTGCCTTCTCCCTCATCAATTCCTGGTCCGA
This genomic window from Terriglobus albidus contains:
- a CDS encoding response regulator transcription factor, whose product is MAAIDVVIADNQPMSLSGLRSAVADQSDIRILAECQNPERLLDAVRNYSPDVLLVSAEILREELKELELLVSEIEETRVIVVTNRKDMAFLEGALRCGAKGVFQREWPVQQIPMAIRKVINGGVWLEQAAAERMLEQVLTRRQAPDADECKVASLTPREREVVELICQGLRNKEIADRLHISLATVSHHLTSIFRKLEVDDRTSLVIYAAKQRLVIF
- a CDS encoding GNAT family N-acetyltransferase, with product MKITTEATSTEESQKPKSTRKPLYDTTLLQVTSPRNGTRLAHSPDANDPAPKTSISSSRTSLIPTVFHEDWWMEAATEGRHTTLEISANNQIVGRLPFMMRNRLGLKGIWTPPFTYFLGPGIDEGEGSANTRYLRRLEITRELIHKLPPSSWQCIRCHGGTPDVIPFQEQAFRTYVQFTYEVLPASEKEIWQRMRDKTRNVIRRAEEQFETVEIPDANAFIRLYENNLSSKSVRNKLDLSACKRLIEAALQHNQGRVITARNRTGELVAANFCAWDHKTSYYISCTRSDAAGNGAASMLVWKAIQHAANKGLIFDFAGLGTSGSILHYTGFGGVISPRFAAVRSTRLGRVIAGVRSLLTEDHFFF